The following coding sequences lie in one Amycolatopsis cihanbeyliensis genomic window:
- a CDS encoding TetR/AcrR family transcriptional regulator, whose amino-acid sequence MTIEYSGAGDPARSLALLWRTQERVSRKGKPELSVDRIVRAAIHLADTDGLATLSMRRVADHLGVGTMSLYTYVPGKAELLDVMLDTVYGELDRTERPGEGWRARLEAAARANRALYHRHPWMLQVATSRPLLGPQFSAKYEHELRAVDGIGLSDLEMDSVVTLVNGFVHGAVRGAVEAVQVRQRSGMTDEQWWHAHAPFLNRVMDPAHFPVGARVGAAAGEEYGAAHDPEHAFEFGLRRVLDGIEMFVRERAAGGT is encoded by the coding sequence ATGACGATCGAGTACAGCGGAGCCGGTGATCCGGCACGGAGCCTGGCGTTGCTGTGGCGTACCCAGGAGCGGGTCAGCCGCAAGGGCAAGCCCGAGCTGAGCGTGGACCGGATCGTGCGTGCGGCCATCCACCTCGCGGATACCGACGGACTGGCCACGCTGTCCATGCGCAGGGTGGCCGACCACCTCGGGGTGGGCACCATGTCGCTCTACACCTACGTGCCGGGCAAGGCCGAGCTGCTGGACGTCATGCTGGACACCGTCTACGGCGAGCTGGACCGCACCGAACGGCCGGGTGAGGGCTGGCGGGCCAGGCTGGAGGCGGCGGCCAGGGCGAACCGCGCGCTCTACCACCGGCATCCGTGGATGCTGCAGGTCGCGACGAGCCGCCCGCTGCTCGGCCCCCAGTTCAGCGCGAAGTACGAGCACGAGCTGCGCGCGGTGGACGGGATCGGCCTGTCCGACCTGGAGATGGACTCGGTGGTCACCCTGGTCAACGGCTTCGTGCACGGCGCCGTCCGCGGTGCGGTGGAGGCGGTGCAGGTACGGCAGCGTTCCGGGATGACCGACGAGCAGTGGTGGCATGCGCACGCACCCTTCCTCAACCGGGTGATGGACCCGGCCCACTTCCCGGTCGGGGCCCGGGTGGGCGCCGCGGCGGGGGAGGAGTACGGCGCGGCGCATGATCCGGAGCACGCCTTCGAGTTCGGCCTGCGCAGGGTGCTCGACGGGATCGAGATGTTCGTCCGGGAACGCGCCGCCGGTGGAACGTAG
- a CDS encoding PadR family transcriptional regulator, whose protein sequence is MSATRLPVLGAVRGFGTAHGYAVRGELVSWGAEEWADIKWGSVYHALRQLTKEGLLTATELGDPTGRVDYEFTEQGAVEFFHLLRRALRRFEHRPDLWMAGLALLPALPRAEAIELPRQRVNNWSPAGPRSSSRPRPGPIPDTWGSCSTSGCIPRAAPPSGRAA, encoded by the coding sequence ATGTCGGCGACGCGGTTACCGGTGCTCGGCGCGGTTCGCGGATTCGGGACAGCGCATGGGTACGCCGTGCGGGGCGAGCTGGTCTCCTGGGGAGCCGAGGAATGGGCCGACATCAAGTGGGGCTCGGTCTACCACGCACTCCGGCAGTTGACCAAGGAAGGCCTGCTCACCGCGACCGAGCTGGGCGACCCGACCGGCCGGGTCGACTACGAGTTCACCGAGCAGGGCGCGGTCGAGTTCTTCCACCTGCTCAGGAGGGCGTTGCGCCGGTTCGAGCATCGGCCGGATCTGTGGATGGCCGGGCTCGCCCTGTTGCCCGCGTTGCCCCGCGCGGAGGCGATCGAGCTGCCGCGGCAGCGGGTGAACAACTGGAGCCCGGCCGGGCCGAGATCATCGAGCAGGCCGCGACCTGGCCCGATCCCGGACACGTGGGGGAGCTGTTCGACCTCTGGGTGCATACCGCGAGCAGCGCCGCCGAGTGGACGCGCGGCCTGA
- a CDS encoding choice-of-anchor A family protein: protein MTAALVVLGAGARPGSAATLPGGLGPCVPGDCPDPYPSVNNGSYAGRDNGINLFVGGDFRVGGRAAEAEGRVVVLGDFTLAKDAGGSAVYNVGIAGVGSRVPPPDGADFLTTGGNVTVAEGQRLLADGGVVRHAGTAEGTITGTVVADPEAATPYTDLRGQLRQASQCYARTEEGPRPATGTAVNQGHQTLFTGDGTSALQVFNVDFDIANAGGGQQGIAFAGIPDGATVLVNMLGANRTISTYSGDLDDADPVNALRERLLWNFPDATTASIAGTAQFQGSVLVGNPDSDTTVTAPGVNGRFFSTGSLTHASAASGGGGQEFHAYPFDGDLPDCVGQPEPTTETTTTTETTTTETTTTAPTTTETTTTETTTTAPTTTETTTTGTTTTESTTTVTGEPTEPTEPTGPTEPTGPTESTSAVAPPVTITSRPSTGLADTGASIGPAVAAGLLLLALGLGLFAASRLSSNRRR from the coding sequence ATGACGGCGGCACTCGTGGTGCTCGGCGCGGGTGCACGGCCGGGTAGCGCGGCGACCCTGCCCGGTGGGCTCGGTCCGTGCGTGCCCGGCGACTGCCCCGACCCCTATCCCTCGGTCAACAACGGCTCCTACGCGGGCCGCGACAACGGCATCAACCTCTTCGTCGGCGGCGACTTCCGGGTCGGTGGGCGCGCCGCGGAAGCCGAGGGCAGGGTGGTCGTACTCGGTGACTTCACGCTGGCCAAGGACGCGGGTGGGTCGGCGGTCTACAACGTGGGCATCGCGGGCGTCGGCTCCCGGGTGCCGCCGCCGGACGGCGCGGACTTCCTGACCACCGGCGGGAACGTCACCGTGGCCGAGGGCCAGCGGTTACTCGCCGACGGCGGTGTCGTCCGGCATGCCGGTACGGCCGAGGGCACCATCACCGGCACGGTGGTCGCCGACCCGGAGGCCGCTACGCCCTATACCGACCTGCGGGGCCAGTTGCGGCAGGCCAGCCAGTGCTACGCGCGGACCGAGGAGGGGCCGCGCCCGGCGACCGGGACCGCGGTGAACCAGGGTCACCAGACCCTGTTCACCGGTGACGGGACCTCCGCGCTACAGGTGTTCAATGTGGACTTCGACATCGCGAACGCCGGCGGTGGACAGCAGGGGATCGCGTTCGCGGGTATTCCCGATGGCGCCACCGTGCTGGTGAACATGCTGGGCGCGAACCGGACGATCAGCACCTACAGCGGCGACCTCGACGACGCGGATCCGGTGAACGCCCTGCGCGAGCGGCTACTGTGGAACTTCCCCGACGCCACCACGGCGAGCATCGCGGGCACGGCGCAGTTCCAGGGCAGCGTGCTGGTCGGCAACCCGGACAGCGACACCACGGTGACCGCGCCCGGCGTGAACGGGCGGTTCTTCAGCACCGGATCGCTCACCCACGCCTCGGCGGCCAGTGGCGGCGGCGGGCAGGAGTTCCACGCCTACCCCTTCGACGGTGACCTGCCGGACTGCGTGGGCCAACCGGAACCCACCACGGAAACCACCACAACCACCGAGACGACCACCACCGAGACCACAACCACCGCACCCACAACCACCGAGACGACCACCACCGAGACCACAACCACCGCACCCACAACCACCGAGACGACCACCACTGGGACGACGACCACCGAATCCACCACCACGGTCACCGGCGAACCGACGGAACCGACAGAGCCGACGGGGCCGACAGAACCCACCGGGCCGACCGAATCGACCAGTGCGGTCGCTCCCCCGGTCACCATCACCTCGCGGCCCTCGACCGGGCTGGCCGATACGGGTGCCTCGATCGGCCCCGCCGTCGCCGCGGGCCTGCTCCTGCTCGCGCTCGGCCTCGGCCTGTTCGCCGCCAGCAGGCTCAGCTCCAACCGCCGCAGGTGA
- a CDS encoding AurF N-oxygenase family protein, which translates to MARTGQAGDRNTTAARLLTSSARNSYDPDLDVDWAAALVEDKPYMPLERTSLYGTALWDRLSERQRIELSKHEIASIMSVGLWFEIILMQMLTRYAYDLDPRSEHAQYALTEIGDETRHSVMFARTAERLGVPRYGVPRLVHNLARVFKATASGPSMFACVLVAEETTDRLQRSMMDDAGIQPLIRAVNRIHVIEEARHVRYAREEIVRGMPKLSKAGLRLHRWRTAVVSYAVVECLVDPQVYASVGIAPAEGRATAAANPHFHATRAWMGEKVVPFLREQGLIGGAGERLWRRCHLL; encoded by the coding sequence ATGGCTCGGACCGGGCAGGCCGGTGATCGCAACACCACCGCGGCACGGTTGCTCACCTCCTCGGCGCGTAACTCCTACGACCCCGACCTGGATGTGGACTGGGCAGCCGCGCTGGTCGAGGACAAGCCGTACATGCCGCTGGAGCGGACGTCGCTCTACGGCACGGCCCTGTGGGACCGGCTGTCCGAGCGGCAGCGGATCGAGCTGTCCAAGCACGAGATCGCCAGCATCATGAGCGTGGGGCTGTGGTTCGAGATCATCCTCATGCAGATGCTCACCCGCTACGCCTACGACCTGGACCCGCGCAGTGAGCACGCGCAGTACGCGCTCACCGAGATCGGCGACGAGACCCGGCATTCGGTGATGTTCGCCCGGACGGCCGAGCGGCTCGGGGTGCCCCGCTACGGCGTGCCACGGCTGGTGCACAACCTCGCCAGGGTGTTCAAGGCCACCGCGAGCGGGCCTTCGATGTTCGCCTGCGTGCTGGTCGCCGAGGAGACCACCGACCGGCTGCAGCGCTCGATGATGGACGACGCCGGTATCCAGCCGCTGATCAGGGCGGTGAACCGGATCCATGTCATCGAGGAGGCGCGGCACGTGCGTTATGCCCGCGAGGAGATCGTCCGCGGCATGCCGAAGCTGAGCAAGGCCGGGTTGCGGCTGCACCGCTGGCGCACCGCGGTGGTGTCCTACGCGGTGGTTGAATGCCTCGTCGACCCCCAGGTCTACGCCAGCGTCGGGATCGCCCCCGCCGAGGGCAGGGCGACGGCCGCCGCCAATCCGCACTTCCACGCGACCCGCGCCTGGATGGGCGAGAAGGTGGTGCCGTTCCTGCGCGAGCAGGGGTTGATCGGCGGGGCGGGCGAGCGGCTGTGGCGCCGCTGCCACCTGCTGTGA
- a CDS encoding GreA/GreB family elongation factor: MTSTGGLSPTARARLEEELAQLREQRNAAAPRLSEESVGDSADQADMLERAEAAAWMDRRINEIVDMLSGASREEHAIPPGTTVTLRFDDGDEDTLRIVAIAEDVDDDSASVLTLDSPLGRAIVDHQAGDTITYRTPQGEATAEIVELKPPQA; encoded by the coding sequence ATGACGTCCACAGGTGGGTTGAGCCCGACGGCACGCGCGCGGCTGGAAGAGGAACTGGCTCAGTTGCGCGAACAGCGCAACGCGGCCGCACCGCGACTGAGCGAGGAATCAGTCGGCGACAGCGCTGACCAGGCCGACATGCTGGAACGCGCGGAGGCCGCCGCGTGGATGGACCGCCGGATCAACGAGATCGTCGACATGCTCAGCGGCGCGAGCCGGGAGGAACACGCGATCCCGCCGGGCACCACGGTCACGCTGCGCTTCGACGACGGTGACGAGGACACCCTGCGGATCGTGGCCATCGCGGAGGACGTCGACGACGACTCCGCCTCGGTGCTCACCCTGGACAGCCCATTGGGCCGGGCGATCGTGGACCACCAGGCCGGGGACACCATCACCTACCGGACGCCGCAGGGTGAGGCGACCGCCGAGATCGTGGAGCTGAAGCCGCCGCAGGCCTGA
- a CDS encoding Tex family protein, with translation MAVSIHHKIAEELAVGERQVRAAVELLDGGSTVPFIARYRKEVTGTLDDTQLRTLEERLNYLRELEDRRNTILDSIREQGKLDTELEARIMAAETKARLEDIYLPYKPKRRTKAQIAREAGLEPLADGLLGDPGTDPQAAAAVFVDAEKGVADAAAALEGARAILVERFAEDADLIGELREKMWVQGRLATKVREGKETEGAKFADYFDFAQPCTELPSHRVLAMFRGEKEEVLDLTVEPGGEREAGPTEYEVDIAARFGIADRGRPADKWLNDTVRWAWRTKIQLHLGIDLRMRLRQAAEDEAVRVFAANLRDLLLAAPAGTRPTMGLDPGYRTGVKVAVIDDTGKVVATDTIYPHKPQARWDEALVALEKLAREHKVELIAIGNGTASRETDKLAGDLVKLRPELKLTKMMVSEAGASVYSASAYAAQELPSLDVSLRGAVSIARRLQDPLAELVKIDPKSIGVGQYQHDVAEFKLSRSLDAVVEDCVNAVGVDVNTASAPLLTRVSGIGSGLAENIVLHRDTHGPFRSRTTLKEVARLGPKAFEQCAGFLRISDGEDPLDYSSVHPEAYPVVRRIVDAAGTDTRSLIGNSGVLRGLSAERFVDDTFGLPTVTDILKELEKPGRDPRPAFQTATFAEGVEKVTDLQPGMRLEGVVTNVAAFGAFVDVGVHQDGLVHVSAMSKNFVKDPREVVKPGDVVRVKVLEVDVERKRISLTLRLDDEVGGKAARSGERAERNRGGGQQGQRRGQQQRRDRGSGGRGGQGDAGGGALADALRRAGYRGDRK, from the coding sequence GTGGCGGTGTCGATACATCACAAGATCGCCGAGGAACTGGCTGTCGGCGAGCGGCAGGTGCGGGCCGCGGTGGAGTTGCTGGACGGCGGGTCGACCGTGCCGTTCATCGCGCGCTACCGCAAGGAGGTCACCGGCACCCTGGACGACACCCAGCTGCGCACGCTCGAGGAGCGGCTGAACTACCTGCGTGAGCTGGAGGACCGGCGGAACACGATCCTCGACTCGATCCGCGAGCAGGGCAAGCTGGACACCGAGCTCGAGGCCCGGATCATGGCCGCCGAGACCAAGGCCCGGCTGGAGGACATCTACCTACCGTACAAGCCGAAGCGCAGGACCAAGGCACAGATCGCGCGGGAGGCGGGGCTGGAACCGCTGGCGGACGGGCTGCTCGGCGACCCGGGCACCGACCCGCAGGCCGCCGCGGCCGTGTTCGTGGACGCCGAGAAGGGCGTCGCCGACGCCGCGGCGGCGCTGGAGGGCGCACGGGCGATCCTGGTCGAGCGGTTCGCCGAGGACGCCGACCTGATCGGCGAGCTGCGCGAGAAGATGTGGGTCCAGGGCAGGCTCGCCACCAAGGTTCGCGAGGGCAAGGAGACCGAGGGAGCGAAGTTCGCCGACTACTTCGACTTCGCCCAGCCCTGCACCGAGCTGCCCTCGCACCGGGTGCTGGCCATGTTCCGCGGGGAGAAGGAGGAGGTCCTCGACCTCACCGTGGAGCCGGGTGGCGAGCGGGAAGCCGGACCGACCGAGTACGAGGTGGACATCGCGGCGCGGTTCGGCATCGCCGACCGGGGGCGCCCGGCGGACAAGTGGCTGAACGACACCGTGCGCTGGGCCTGGCGCACCAAGATCCAGCTGCATCTCGGCATCGACCTGCGGATGCGGCTGCGGCAGGCGGCCGAGGACGAAGCCGTGCGGGTGTTCGCGGCCAACCTGCGCGACCTGCTGCTCGCCGCGCCGGCGGGTACCCGGCCGACGATGGGGTTGGACCCCGGTTACCGCACCGGGGTGAAGGTGGCGGTGATCGACGACACCGGCAAGGTGGTGGCCACCGACACGATCTACCCGCACAAACCGCAGGCACGCTGGGACGAGGCGCTGGTCGCACTGGAGAAGCTGGCCAGGGAGCACAAGGTCGAGCTGATCGCGATCGGTAACGGCACCGCGTCGAGGGAGACCGACAAGCTGGCCGGTGACCTGGTCAAGCTGCGCCCCGAGCTGAAGCTGACCAAGATGATGGTGTCCGAGGCGGGTGCCTCGGTGTACTCGGCCTCGGCCTACGCCGCGCAGGAACTGCCGAGCCTGGACGTGTCCCTGCGCGGGGCGGTCTCCATCGCCCGCAGGCTACAGGACCCGCTCGCCGAGCTGGTGAAGATCGACCCGAAGTCCATCGGTGTCGGCCAGTACCAGCACGACGTGGCCGAGTTCAAGCTCTCCCGCTCGCTCGACGCGGTGGTCGAGGACTGCGTGAACGCGGTCGGGGTGGACGTGAACACCGCCTCCGCCCCGCTGCTGACCAGGGTGTCCGGCATCGGCTCCGGGCTCGCCGAGAACATCGTGCTGCACCGGGACACGCATGGCCCGTTCCGTTCCCGGACCACGCTGAAGGAGGTGGCGCGGCTCGGCCCGAAGGCATTCGAGCAGTGCGCGGGCTTCCTGCGGATCTCCGACGGCGAGGACCCGCTGGACTACTCCAGCGTGCACCCGGAGGCGTACCCGGTGGTCCGCCGGATCGTGGACGCCGCGGGCACCGACACGCGGTCGCTGATCGGCAACTCCGGGGTGCTGCGTGGGTTGTCCGCCGAGCGCTTCGTGGACGACACCTTCGGGCTGCCGACCGTCACCGACATCCTGAAGGAGCTGGAGAAACCCGGCCGCGACCCCCGGCCCGCCTTCCAGACCGCCACCTTCGCCGAGGGGGTGGAGAAGGTCACCGACCTCCAGCCGGGTATGCGACTGGAGGGTGTGGTCACCAACGTGGCCGCGTTCGGGGCGTTCGTGGACGTCGGGGTGCACCAGGACGGCCTGGTGCACGTGTCGGCGATGTCCAAGAACTTCGTCAAGGATCCGCGCGAGGTGGTGAAACCGGGCGATGTGGTGCGTGTCAAGGTGCTCGAGGTGGACGTCGAGCGCAAGCGCATCTCGCTGACCCTGCGGCTGGACGACGAGGTCGGTGGCAAGGCGGCCAGGTCCGGTGAACGAGCGGAACGCAACCGGGGCGGCGGGCAGCAGGGCCAGCGTCGTGGCCAGCAGCAACGCCGGGACCGCGGCTCAGGCGGACGGGGCGGGCAGGGCGATGCCGGTGGCGGCGCGCTCGCCGACGCACTACGCCGTGCGGGTTACCGAGGAGACCGAAAGTAG
- a CDS encoding nuclear transport factor 2 family protein, translating into MSTQVKEHNRQDKEITMTEKPSPALETALAYHRAWTGHDFERAMTYVAEDIVCEAPSGRIEGAAAFREFMGPFTRILTGSSLIAAFGDEETALLMYGTETVPVASAPGAECLTVRDGRITHLRIIFDRAPFAAAREEATES; encoded by the coding sequence GTGTCCACACAGGTGAAGGAGCACAACCGGCAGGACAAGGAGATCACCATGACCGAGAAGCCCAGCCCGGCACTGGAGACCGCGCTCGCCTACCACCGGGCCTGGACGGGCCACGACTTCGAGCGGGCCATGACCTACGTCGCCGAGGACATCGTCTGCGAGGCGCCGTCCGGACGGATCGAGGGCGCGGCGGCCTTCCGGGAGTTCATGGGCCCGTTCACCCGGATACTCACCGGCTCGAGCCTGATCGCCGCCTTCGGCGACGAGGAGACCGCGCTGCTGATGTACGGCACCGAGACCGTGCCGGTGGCCAGCGCTCCCGGCGCCGAGTGCCTCACCGTCCGCGACGGGCGGATCACCCATCTGCGTATCATCTTCGACCGGGCTCCCTTCGCCGCCGCGCGGGAGGAGGCCACCGAATCCTGA
- a CDS encoding RNA polymerase subunit sigma-70 yields the protein MGQTALDRARAGDERAFRDLTEPYRDELRLHCYRILGSLTDAEDMVQETLIAAWRGLERFEGRASLRSWLYRIATNRCLNALRAAGRRRPPEPVPPFTPPEPTRRGEPTWLQPYPDTLLERVADGAPGPEARYSLRESVELAFVTGLQLMPPRQAATLVLRDVLGYPAAEVAVMLGTTETAIKGTLQRARVALERRRSGVDRERIPPPGSAPERELTRRFAEAFIAGDVDGVVSLLTDDAWLAMPPAPHEYHGPAAIAEFLRASFGWSGRGAARLLPTRANTQPAFACYLGEPTTPAGLLVLTLGRDRINAITRFLDSDLARHLPAAAERR from the coding sequence GTGGGCCAGACCGCACTTGACCGCGCGCGGGCGGGGGACGAGCGGGCGTTTCGGGATCTCACCGAGCCGTACCGGGACGAGCTGCGGCTGCACTGCTACCGCATCCTCGGTTCGCTCACCGATGCCGAGGACATGGTGCAGGAGACGTTGATCGCCGCCTGGCGTGGCCTGGAGCGTTTCGAGGGCCGTGCCTCGCTGCGATCCTGGTTGTACCGCATCGCCACCAACCGCTGCCTCAACGCGTTGCGGGCCGCCGGGCGCCGCAGGCCTCCCGAACCGGTGCCCCCGTTCACTCCGCCGGAACCCACCCGCCGCGGCGAGCCGACCTGGTTGCAGCCCTACCCGGACACGCTGCTGGAGCGGGTCGCCGACGGCGCACCGGGACCGGAGGCCCGGTACTCCCTGCGCGAGTCGGTGGAGCTGGCCTTCGTCACCGGCCTGCAGCTCATGCCGCCCCGGCAGGCGGCCACCCTGGTATTGCGGGACGTGCTCGGCTACCCCGCCGCCGAGGTCGCGGTCATGCTGGGGACCACCGAGACGGCGATCAAGGGAACCCTGCAACGAGCCCGCGTGGCGCTGGAGCGACGCCGGTCCGGTGTGGATCGCGAGCGAATCCCGCCGCCGGGATCCGCGCCCGAGCGGGAGCTCACCCGGCGGTTCGCCGAGGCCTTCATCGCGGGCGATGTCGATGGCGTCGTCTCGCTGCTCACCGACGACGCGTGGCTGGCGATGCCACCGGCACCGCACGAGTACCACGGCCCCGCCGCGATCGCGGAGTTCCTGCGCGCCAGCTTCGGTTGGAGCGGGAGGGGCGCGGCCCGCCTGCTGCCCACCAGGGCGAACACGCAGCCCGCGTTCGCCTGCTACCTCGGCGAGCCCACCACCCCGGCCGGGCTGCTCGTGCTCACCCTCGGCCGCGACCGGATCAACGCCATCACCCGCTTCCTGGACAGTGACCTGGCGCGGCACCTTCCCGCCGCGGCGGAACGTCGGTAG